Sequence from the Kribbella aluminosa genome:
TCAGGCTGGAGCTGGGTGCAGGTGCAGGTGAGCGGGCTGAAGGCCGGTGACCAGTGCGAGATGGTCGTCATGGACAAGGCCGGCTACAGCTGGGTCGCGGGCAGCTGGCTGGTGTCCGATAAGGCTGCCGCCAACGGCAGTACGTTCGGCGGCGGCGTGCTGGTCCCGCTCGACCAGGTGCGCTCGGTGGAGATCAGGACCGTGCAAGGACAGCATGTGGTGACGGCCACGCTGTAACGCGGTTGCAGGACAGGAGAGGATGGAGCTGTGGCTACTATCTCCGAGGACCTGCGGGAGCGCCGGAAGAACGCGGCGGACAACTGTGAGCGCTGGCTGTCGAACCGGCGAGTGCCGGCGGCGGAGCGACTGCGGCAGCTCGCGGAGGTGGTCACCGACGACCAAGTCGATGTCTACGGCAACGGTGGCGAGGTAGCGGCGCTGGAGCAGGAGGTTGCCGAGCTACTGGGCAAGCCGGCTGCAGTGTTCCTCCCGACCGGCATCTTGGCCCAGCAGTCCGTACTGCGGGTGTACGCCGACCGCGCCGGCACCAGCCGGGTAGCGGTGCACGGGCTTGCCCACCTGCTGATGCACGAGCTGAACGCGCTGGAAGAGGTACACCACCTGCGCATCGAGCGGATGACGTCGGACCTGCGTCAGCCGCGCCCGGACGAGCTGGCCGCGATCCCCGGCGAGCTGGCTGCCGTGACGCTGGAGCTACCGCTCCGGGACGGCGGGTTCGTACTGCCGACGTGGGACGAGCTGGTGATGTTCTCCGGGGCCTGCGCCGAGCGCGGCGTACCGCTGCACCTCGACGGCGCCCGCCTCTGGGAGAGCACGCCGTACCTGGGTCACAGCCTGGCCGAGGTCAGTGCGCTGGCGTCTACCGTGTACGTGTCGTTCTACAAGATCCTCGGTGCGATGAGCGGTGCAGCACTCGCCGGACCCGAGGACGTGATCGCAGAGGTACGCCGGTGGCAGCGCCGGCTCGGCGGCAACCTTTACTCGCTGTTCCCGTACGCCGTCTCCGCGCGCCACGGTCTGCGGACGGTGCTCCCGCTGATGGACGACCTGCACCAGCGGGCCGTCGAGGTCGCGATGGCCTTGCAGAGTGAAGGATTCCGGGTGTTCCCGGAGCCGCCGCACAGCAACTCGTTCCGGGTCTACGCGCCGCGGGCGGCCGAGTCGATGGAGCGCGCCGCGGTCGAGCGGATGGAGCGGACGCGCGAGGCGTTGAGCTTCCCTTGGGAGTCGGCCGGCGTCCCCGGATGGTCGTGGACCGAGCTGGTGATGACGCCGTCGACGCTCGAGTGGCAGGTCGACGAAATCGCCAAGGCTTTCGGGGAACTTCTGACGCGATAGGAACGTCAGGCACTGTGTTGGATGTGGGGATCTGGGGAGAGAAGTGCTGACATTCGTCGTCACCATGGTTGTTCTGCTGGTTCTTTCGGGGCTCGTGCTGCTGGCCGTCGCGCGAGGTGAGGGTAAACGCTTCGGCTAGCTCAGTGCGTCCACGATCGCCTTGACGATCGGGGCGGCGATGGTGATCGTCGGCAGCACGAGTAGTGCTGCCGCACTGGTGTAGGTGATCGCGGACAGCCTGCGTTCGTTGGCTGCGGGGCCGGCCAGTCGCTGGACCCGCAGTACGGTTGCGGACTTGGCTGCCGCCAGAGCAGCGTCGGGCGCCGGTGCTCCGGCCAGTGCGACCAATGCGCGGGCCAGCGGGCGCGGGCCGTTGCGGCGGCGGGCGTCGTCGTCTGCGAGCAGCTCGACCAGCGTGCGCGCCTGCTCCAGTGCGACGTCGCTCCGTACCCAGCGGGGGAACGCGTGGTGCAGCGCGGTGAACTCCTCGAGTACCAGGTCGTGCCGCGCGCGTAGGTGCGCCTGCTCGTGTGCCAGTACTGCCTTGAGCTCGCTGTCGTCCAGCCGGTCCAGTGCGCCGACAGACACGACAACGCGTGCGCCACGCAGTGCGGGTAGGCAGTACGCCAGCGGTGTCTCCTCGGCCAGCACGCGTAGACCTGGGATCAGCCCGTCCGGTGTGGCCAGTACGTCGACCAGGTCGCGGTGCCGCTTGCGCCTGGCCCGCGTACCGACTGCGACGCGACCGATCGCCCACAACAGCCGTCCGACGACCAGGGCCACCATGGCGAGGATCAGCGCGGCCAGGAGGTCCCGTGGCGACGAGGGTTCGAAGCGGGGGTGCCCTGGCCGTCCGGCAATCCAGTAGGACAAGGCGATCCCCGCACCGAGCGCAGCCAGTACGGCGGCCAGTGCGATCGCCTGCCAGAGGATGACCGCGGCACGGGGGACCCGGTACGGCCACTCGGAACGAGCCAGCAGAGCCGGAGCCGGGCCGGTGAGTACCAGCGCCAGGACGGCCAGCAGGACCGGAGTGGTCACCCCTGGCTGTCCAACCTGGACAAGGCGTCACGCAGCAGCGCAGCCTCTTCGTCGGAGACCTGGCCGACAAAGCGGACCAGGGCCTCCCGACGGTCGCCGGAATTGTCGAGAGCGTCGCGCATGAGGCCGGCGGCCAGCTCCTCACGTGGCGCGGCCGCGCGGTAGCGCCAGGCCTTGCCGTCGCGCTCGCGCTCGGTCAGCTTCTTCTTCGCCAGCCGGTCCAGAACGGTCATCACGGTGGTGTACGCGAGCTCTCGCGTCGCGGCCAGCTGTTCGTGCACCTCGCGCACGGTCAACGCGGCCGGTGCCGCCCAGAGCTGCTCCATCACCAGGCGCTCGAGGTCACCCAGGGGCCTCGGCGCCTTGTCCTCACTCGCCACCCGGCCAGTATAACTACACGTCGTAGTAGATCTGCGCTAACATCTACTACGTAACGTCGTAGATAGGCTGGGAGGCCTTCCGATGGACACCCTGGACCTGGCCCGGTGGCAGTTCGCGATCACCACCGTGTACCACTTCTTCTTCGTGCCGGTGACGATCTCGCTGGTCGCGATCACGGCCGGCCTGCAGACCGCCTGGTACCGGACCGGGAAGGAGAAGTACCTCCGGCTGACCAAGTTCTACGGGAAGCTGTTCCTGATCAACATCGCGATGGGCGTCGTCACCGGCCTGGTGCAGGAGTTCCAGTTCGGGATGAACTGGAGCGACTACTCGCGGTTCGTCGGGGACGTGTTCGGCGCCCCGCTGGCGCTCGAGGGCCTGCTCGCGTTCTTCCTGGAGTCGACGTTCATCGGCCTCTGGATCTTCGGCTGGGAACGGCTGCCGAAGCTCGTCCACCTGGGCTGCATCTGGATGGTGGTGCTCGGGACCCAGCTCTCGGCGTACTTCATCCTCTCGGCGAACTCCTGGATGCAGCACCCGGTCGGCTTCCGCTACAACGCCGCCCGTGGCCGTGCGGAGCTGACCGACCTGTGGGCGGTGCTGACCAACAAGGTCGTGCTGGTCACCTATCCGCACACGATCTTCGCCGCGTTCATGGTCGGCGGCGCGTTCGTGGCCGGTGTCGCTCTGTGGCACCTGCTCCGGCGGCCCGGTGTCGACAAGGACGTGTTCCGGTCGGCGCTGAAGATCGGCGCGTCCGTCGTACTGGTCGCCAGTGTCGGCGTCGCGATCAGCGGCGACCTGCAGGGCAAGGTGATGACCGAGGTGCAGCCGATGAAGATGGCGGCGGCCGAGGCGCTGTACGAGACCGAGAAGCCGGCGGCGTTCTCGGCGTTCACGGTCGGCACGCTGGACGGGTCGAAGGAGATCTTCTCGATCAAGGTGCCGTACCTGCTGTCGTTCCTGGCCACCGGGCACTTCGACGGCGAGGTGAAGGGCATCAACTCGTTGCAGGCCGCGTACGAGCAGCTCTACGGCCCGGGGTCGTACAAGCCGAACATCCCGCTGACCTACTGGACGTTCCGGCTGATGATCGGGGTCGGGATGCTGTCCGCGGCGATCGCGCTCTGGCTGCTGTGGACCACCCGTCGCGGCCGCGGGCCGGCCCGTTGGCTGATCTGGGTGACCGCGCCGCTGCCGCTGCTGCCGCTGGTCGCGAACACCTTCGGCTGGGTCTTCACCGAGACCGGGCGGCAACCCTGGCTGGTGTTCGGGTTGTTGCCGACGGCATCGGGTGTCTCACCCGGTACGACGGGCGGCGAGGTGATCACGTCGCTGGTCGGGTTCACCCTGCTGTACGGCGCCCTCGCGGTGGTCGAGGCCAAGCTGATGCTGCGGACGATCCGCGGTGGCCTGGCCGGTACCGACGCGCCGCCGGACACCGGGCCGGACCAGCCCGACAAACCATTGTCGTTCGCGTACTGAGGGGCTCGAGATGGAACTGACGACTGTGTGGTTCATCGCGATCGCGATGCTCTGGACCGGGTACTTCGTCCTCGAGGGGTTCGACTTCGGCGTCGGCATGCTGTACCGCGTGCTCGGCCGGAACGAGCCCGAACGGCGGGCCGCGATCGAGGCCATCGGGCCGGTCTGGGACGGCAACGAGGTGTGGCTGATCATGGCCGGCGCGGCGACGTTCGCGGCCTTCCCGGAGTGGTACGCGACGTTGTTCAGCGGGTTCTACCTGCCGCTGTTCTTCATCCTGGTCGGGCTGATCGTCCGCGGCGTCGCGCTGGAGTACCGCGGCAAACGGGACGATCCGGTCTGGCGGTCCCGGATGGACATCATGATCGTGGTCGGGTCGGTGTTGCCGGCGCTGCTCTGGGGTGTTGCCTTCGGCAACATCGTGCGTGGGGTGCCGCTGGACGCCGCGCACGAGTACGTCGGCAGCTTCGGGACGTTGCTGAACCCGTTCGCGCTGCTCGGCGGGCTGACGTTCGTGGCGGTGTTCGTCACGCACGGCG
This genomic interval carries:
- a CDS encoding M56 family metallopeptidase; this encodes MTTPVLLAVLALVLTGPAPALLARSEWPYRVPRAAVILWQAIALAAVLAALGAGIALSYWIAGRPGHPRFEPSSPRDLLAALILAMVALVVGRLLWAIGRVAVGTRARRKRHRDLVDVLATPDGLIPGLRVLAEETPLAYCLPALRGARVVVSVGALDRLDDSELKAVLAHEQAHLRARHDLVLEEFTALHHAFPRWVRSDVALEQARTLVELLADDDARRRNGPRPLARALVALAGAPAPDAALAAAKSATVLRVQRLAGPAANERRLSAITYTSAAALLVLPTITIAAPIVKAIVDALS
- a CDS encoding cytochrome ubiquinol oxidase subunit I, which translates into the protein MDTLDLARWQFAITTVYHFFFVPVTISLVAITAGLQTAWYRTGKEKYLRLTKFYGKLFLINIAMGVVTGLVQEFQFGMNWSDYSRFVGDVFGAPLALEGLLAFFLESTFIGLWIFGWERLPKLVHLGCIWMVVLGTQLSAYFILSANSWMQHPVGFRYNAARGRAELTDLWAVLTNKVVLVTYPHTIFAAFMVGGAFVAGVALWHLLRRPGVDKDVFRSALKIGASVVLVASVGVAISGDLQGKVMTEVQPMKMAAAEALYETEKPAAFSAFTVGTLDGSKEIFSIKVPYLLSFLATGHFDGEVKGINSLQAAYEQLYGPGSYKPNIPLTYWTFRLMIGVGMLSAAIALWLLWTTRRGRGPARWLIWVTAPLPLLPLVANTFGWVFTETGRQPWLVFGLLPTASGVSPGTTGGEVITSLVGFTLLYGALAVVEAKLMLRTIRGGLAGTDAPPDTGPDQPDKPLSFAY
- the cydB gene encoding cytochrome d ubiquinol oxidase subunit II; translation: MELTTVWFIAIAMLWTGYFVLEGFDFGVGMLYRVLGRNEPERRAAIEAIGPVWDGNEVWLIMAGAATFAAFPEWYATLFSGFYLPLFFILVGLIVRGVALEYRGKRDDPVWRSRMDIMIVVGSVLPALLWGVAFGNIVRGVPLDAAHEYVGSFGTLLNPFALLGGLTFVAVFVTHGAIFLALRTTDDLRVRATRLATRVGVVAAVLAIAFLVWAQVLRGDTASVVIAVAAIVAFAGALVANILRREGWAFLGSTLAIGLAVVSLFVALFPDVMPSTLAPGSTLTVVGAASSSYTLKVMTIITAIFLPLVLLYQGWTYWVFRKRVVAA
- a CDS encoding BlaI/MecI/CopY family transcriptional regulator, coding for MASEDKAPRPLGDLERLVMEQLWAAPAALTVREVHEQLAATRELAYTTVMTVLDRLAKKKLTERERDGKAWRYRAAAPREELAAGLMRDALDNSGDRREALVRFVGQVSDEEAALLRDALSRLDSQG
- a CDS encoding threonine aldolase family protein, whose product is MATISEDLRERRKNAADNCERWLSNRRVPAAERLRQLAEVVTDDQVDVYGNGGEVAALEQEVAELLGKPAAVFLPTGILAQQSVLRVYADRAGTSRVAVHGLAHLLMHELNALEEVHHLRIERMTSDLRQPRPDELAAIPGELAAVTLELPLRDGGFVLPTWDELVMFSGACAERGVPLHLDGARLWESTPYLGHSLAEVSALASTVYVSFYKILGAMSGAALAGPEDVIAEVRRWQRRLGGNLYSLFPYAVSARHGLRTVLPLMDDLHQRAVEVAMALQSEGFRVFPEPPHSNSFRVYAPRAAESMERAAVERMERTREALSFPWESAGVPGWSWTELVMTPSTLEWQVDEIAKAFGELLTR